The Pseudomonas alkylphenolica genomic sequence CAAAGACTGCTCAGTTCAGTTGTTCGACGCGGATACGCACGACATTGCCGACCACATCCTGCAAGGCTTCCAGGGCGGTAATGGCATCGTTCATACGTTGTTCGAGCACACTGTGGGTGAGCAGGATCATTGGCACCAGGCCGTCTTGTTCCTCGACTTCCTTCTGCATGATCGATTCGATGTTGATACCGCGCTCCGAAAGGATGCTTGCCACCTGAGCCAGAACGCCCGGGTGATCCTTGGCCTGGATACGCAGGTAGTAGGCCGATTCGCAGGCTTCGATCGGCAGGATCGGGTGGGCCGACAGCGAGTCCGGCTGGAAGGCCAGGTGCGGTACGCGGTTTTCCGGATCGGAGGTCATCGCGCGGACCACGTCGACCAGGTCGGCGACGACCGACGATGCGGTAGGCTCCATGCCGGCGCCAGCGCCGTAGAACAGGGTCGAACCTGCGGCATCACCGTTGACCATGACCGCGTTCATGACGCCGTTAACGTTGGCGATCAGGCGGTCGGCCGGGATCAGCGTCGGGTGCACGCGCAGCTCGATGCCGTTGGCAGTGCTGCGCGCCACACCGAGGTGCTTGATACGGTAGCCGAGGGCTTCTGCGTAGTTCACATCGGCGGTGGTCAGCTGGGTGATGCCTTCGGTGTAAGCCTTGTCGAACTGCAGCGGAATACCAAAGGCGATGGAGGCCAGGATGGTCAGCTTGTGCGCAGCATCGATGCCTTCGACGTCGAAGGTCGGATCGGCTTCGGCATAGCCCAGCGCCTGGGCTTCGGCCAGCACGTCAGGGAACGTACGGCCTTTCTCGCGCATTTCGGTCAGGATGAAGTTACCGGTACCGTTGATGATCCCGGCAACCCAGTTGATGCGGTTGGCCGACAATCCTTCGCGGATCGCCTTGATTACCGGAATACCGCCAGCCACGGCTGCTTCGAAGGCGACGATGACGCCCTTCTCGCGCGCCTTGGCGAAAATCTCGTTGCCATGCACGGCGATCAGCGCCTTGTTGGCGGTGACCACATGCTTGCCACTGTCGATGGCCTTGAGCACCAGCTCGCGGGCCACGGTGTAACCGCCGATCAGTTCGATGACAATGTCGATTTCCGGGTTCGTTGCGACCTCGAATACATCAGCGGTAATGGGGGTACCGGTAATCTGGCAATTCGGGTTTGGCGAACGCATGGCAATCTGTGCCACTTCGATACCACGCCCGGCGCGGCGGGCGATTTCCTCGGCGTTACGCTGAAGTACATTGAAGGTACCGCCACCGACGGTCCCCAACCCACAGATGCCTACTTTGACCGGTTTCACTGTGAACTCCCCATTGAACGAACGACGCGAAGCCGTCCGTGATAACAGCCGTCTCCCCATGGTGACGGCTCGCTTGTTGAATTATTTACCGCCGGCCAACGCCAGCTTGGCAACCTGCGGCGCCGGTTGATAACCCGGGATCACCTGACCGTCCTCAAGGACGATGGCCGGGGTCCCGTTGACACCAATCGACTGGCCCAGCTGGAATTGTTTGCTGACCGGGTTGGCACACTTGGCAGCCTTGATTTCTTTGCCGTCGATCATCTTGTCCAGCGCGGCCTTGCGGTCGCTGGAACACCAGACAGCTTGCAGTTGTTCGTCGCCCGGGGAGCCGAGGCCCTGGCGCGGGAAGGCAACGTAGCGCACTTCAATACCGCGGCGGTTTAACTCAGGAACTTCGGCGTGCAGCTTGTGGCAGTACGGGCAGGTCGTGTCGGTAAACACAGTGATGTGCGATTTGGTTTCGCCCTTGGCAGGATAAACCACCATCTCCGCGGCTGGAATAGCATTGATGCTCTTGGCGATGGCCTGACGCTCGGTTTTTTCCGTCAGGTTGACCGGCTTGCCGTTCTGGATCTGGAACAGATAGCCCTGCACGACGAACTGGCCGTCGGCGCTGGCGTACAGTACACGGCCGCCTTCCAGCTTGACTTCGTACAGACCGTTCAACGGGCTTGAGACAACGCTCTCGACCGGCACACCGATTTCCAGGGACTGCAGGGTCTTGCGGATCGCCTGCTCGGCGTTGTCGGCGGCAGCGGCAAAAGTGCTGACCAGCGCCAGGGCGGCGGTGGCGATAATCTGGGTCACGCGCATGGGAACTCCTGAAGGCGGGCAAAGGGCCAGGCAAGCAACGCACGTCCTGAAAGGACGGTGGTCGTAGGGCCCTTGATGCAAACCGTCCAAGCCTACCACATCATGCCCGCCCAGACCGCCCCCGGCGATACAAGCGCTACGCGATCAGCCGCGTGGGTGATGCCTGGCGTGCAGTTCCTGCAAGCGTGCCCGGGCGACATGGGTGTAGATCTGTGTGGTCGACAGATCACTGTGACCCAGCAGCATCTGTACCACCCGCAAGTCGGCACCGTGATTGAGCAGATGCGTAGCAAACGCATGGCGCAAGGTGTGCGGCGACAGGCTTTTACTGATGCCGGCGGCCTGAGCCTGATGTTTGATCCGGTGCCAGAAGGTCTGCCGGGTCATCTGCTCGCCGCGCAAGCTGGGAAACAGCACATCACTCGGACGCCCGCCGAGCAGCTCGTTGCGCCCGTCGCGCAGATAGCGCTCGATCCATACCACCGCTTCTTCGCCCATGGGTACCAGGCGCTCCTTGCTGCCTTTGCCCATCACCCGCAACACCCCCTGGCGCAGGTTGACCTGATCCAGGGTCAGGCTCACCAGCTCGGTGACCCGCAAGCCGCAGGCATAGAGGACTTCGAGCATGGCCCGGTCGCGCTGACCGATCGGCTCGCCCAGGTCTGGCGCCTGCAGCAACGCCTCCACGTCTTCTTCCGACAGGGATTTGGGCAGCGGCCGGCCCAACTGTGGCATGTCGACCTGCAAGGTCGGATCGACAGCAATCAGCTTTTCCCTCAGCAAATAGCGATAGAAGCCACGCATACCAGAGAGAAAGCGCGCGGTCGATCGCGGTTTGTAGCCTTGATCCAGGCGCCACGCCAAGTGATCATGAATCATCTCGCGCCCGGCATCAGGCAATGCCACGCCGTGCTCCTGAAGCCAGCCATTGAACAGCGCCAGATCACTGCGGTACGACTCGCGGGTATTGTCGGCCAGGCCTTTTTCCAGCCACAGGGCATCGAGGAACTGGTCGATCAGAGGATGCTCTAGTGCGGGCATGACAACTCGAAGGCAAAAGACAGAAACGAAAAATTGCCGCTAGTCTTCCACAACACGGACGGCATAGGGAATTGGAATGAGCGAGCAACAGATATTGCTGACCTTCGGTGGCATCGGAGGCGCTGCCCTTGCCTGCCAGTGGCTGGCCTGGCGCCTGAAACTGCCGGCCATCCTCTTTCTCCTGCTCAGCGGCATTCTCGCCGGACCGATCCTCGGCTGGCTTGACCCGCAAGCGATGTTCGGCCCGCTACTGATGCCCCTGGTGTCGCTGGCCGTGGCGCTGATCCTGTTCGAAGGCAGCCTGACCCTGCACCTGTCGCAATGGCGCGAGATCGGTACGGTGGTCCGGCGCATGGTCACCCTTGGCGCGCTGTCTACCTGGCTCATCATCACCCTGGCCACCCATTGGCTGCTCGACTTCGACTGGATGCTGGCGACCTTGTTCGGCACCTTGACCCTGGTTACCGGCCCCACCGTCATTGTGCCGATGTTGCGCGTGGTGCGACCGAAATCGACGATTGCCAACATCCTGCGCTGGGAAGGCATCGTCATCGACCCCATCGGCGCCCTGCTGGCGGTGGTGGTGTACAGCTTCATCATTGCCAGTGCAGCGGGCAACGGCCTGAGCCAGAGCCTGATAACCTTTGCCGGGGTGATCCTCTGCGGCAGTGCGTTCGGCGCCGCCGGCGGCTGGATACTGGGGCAGGTCATGCGCCAGCAATGGCTGCCCGAGTACCTGCACAACCTGGCGTCGCTGGCTGCAGTGCTGGGCATTTTCATTGCTGCCAATCAGGTGATGCACGAATCCGGCTTGCTGGCGGTAACCATCATGGGCATGTGGCTGGCCAACATGAAAGGCGTGGATGTCCGGCAGATCCTGCACTTCAAGGAAAACCTGAGCGTGCTGCTGATTTCCGGGCTGTTCATCCTCCTCGCCGCACGGCTGGACCTGCATGCCCTGATCGGTCTAGGGCCAGCGGTACTGGCACTGTTGCTGGTGATCCAGCTGATTGCCCGGCCGCTGAACGTCGCACTGTCGACCTGGGGCTCGCAGTTGAACTGGCGGGAACGGGCCTTGCTGAGCTGGATCGCCCCTCGCGGGATCGTCGCGGCAGCGGTGTCGGCGATCTTTGCCATCCGCCTGCACGAGGCCGGCCACCAAGGCGCCCTGCTGCTGGTGCCGCTGACCTTTGCCGTGATCATCGGCACCGTGGTGCTGCAAAGCGCTACGGCGCGGCCACTGGCCCGCCTGCTGAAAGTGGCCGAGCCCGCCCCCAGCGGCTTTCTGATCGTCGGTGCCAACCCACCTGCACGGATCATTGCCAAGGCGCTGCAACAACTCGACTGCCGGGTGCTGTTGACCGATTCGAGCTGGGAAAACATCCGTGCCGCGCGCATGGAGGGGCTGCCGACCTACTTTGGCAACCCGGCGTCACAGCATGCCGACGCCCACCTGGACCTGGTTGGCCTCGGTCACTTGCTCGGGCTTTCGCCTTCAGGAGAACTGAACACCCTGGCCTGCGCACGTTTTCGTCATGACTTTGGCCACGCGCGCCTGTTCGTGCTGGCCAGCGGCCTGGAGGCACGGCGCAGTGACAAGCATCGCGCCAGCGATGAACATCGCGGGCACGTCCTCGGCACCCAGGCCCTGACATACGTGCAACTGGCCAACCAGCTACATCAGGGCGCCGAGCTGTACAGCACCCACCTGACCGAGACCTTTGGCTGGGAGGACTATCAGGCCCTGCATGGCGAGCGGGCGACCTTGCTGTTTGCCCGGGACGCCAGTGGCTGGGTGCATGTGTTCGGACCGGACAGTGTACTCAAGCCGGGGGCTGGGTGGACGGTGGTGGCGTTGATTCAGCCGGAGCGAAGCTGATCGCGGGGCAAGCCCGCTCCCACCGGCATCACCTCACCAGTGGGAGCGGGCTTGCCCCGCGATAAATTGTTCAGAATCCGGGTAGAACCGGCACCGGCCGCTTGTCGTCATCGATGGCAACAAAGCTGAACAAGCCGTGAATGGCCTTCTCGCGGCTGTCGCAACTCATGCTTTCGACAAACACCTCGACTTCGACCTTGAGACTGGTATTGCCGACCGCAGCCACCCGACCGACCAGCTCGACAATGGAACCAGCGGCAATCGGGTGCTTGAAGTCGATCCGGTCGGTAGACACGGTCACCAGCGGCAAACGGCAGAAGCGCGTGGCGGCGATGAACGACACTTCGTCCATCCAGGCCAGGGCGGTTCCGCCAAACAGGGTGTTGTGGTGGTTGGTGGTGGACGGGAACACCGCTTTGGTGACACGGGTCACCGACAGTTCGGTGCGGCGTTCGATTTCCTGCTCTCTGGGGCTCATAAACTTCACATCTGGGACAAATTGCAGACAACAAAAAAGCAGCCCGAAGGCTGCTTTTTTCGCATGGCGGCTGCAGCCGCCGGTCAAACTGTCATCAGGACAGTTTTTCCTTGATGCGAGCGGCTTTACCGGACAGGTCGCGCAGGTAGTACAGCTTGGCTTTACGCACGTCACCACGACGTTTCACGG encodes the following:
- a CDS encoding cation:proton antiporter; its protein translation is MSEQQILLTFGGIGGAALACQWLAWRLKLPAILFLLLSGILAGPILGWLDPQAMFGPLLMPLVSLAVALILFEGSLTLHLSQWREIGTVVRRMVTLGALSTWLIITLATHWLLDFDWMLATLFGTLTLVTGPTVIVPMLRVVRPKSTIANILRWEGIVIDPIGALLAVVVYSFIIASAAGNGLSQSLITFAGVILCGSAFGAAGGWILGQVMRQQWLPEYLHNLASLAAVLGIFIAANQVMHESGLLAVTIMGMWLANMKGVDVRQILHFKENLSVLLISGLFILLAARLDLHALIGLGPAVLALLLVIQLIARPLNVALSTWGSQLNWRERALLSWIAPRGIVAAAVSAIFAIRLHEAGHQGALLLVPLTFAVIIGTVVLQSATARPLARLLKVAEPAPSGFLIVGANPPARIIAKALQQLDCRVLLTDSSWENIRAARMEGLPTYFGNPASQHADAHLDLVGLGHLLGLSPSGELNTLACARFRHDFGHARLFVLASGLEARRSDKHRASDEHRGHVLGTQALTYVQLANQLHQGAELYSTHLTETFGWEDYQALHGERATLLFARDASGWVHVFGPDSVLKPGAGWTVVALIQPERS
- the dsbC gene encoding bifunctional protein-disulfide isomerase/oxidoreductase DsbC, coding for MRVTQIIATAALALVSTFAAAADNAEQAIRKTLQSLEIGVPVESVVSSPLNGLYEVKLEGGRVLYASADGQFVVQGYLFQIQNGKPVNLTEKTERQAIAKSINAIPAAEMVVYPAKGETKSHITVFTDTTCPYCHKLHAEVPELNRRGIEVRYVAFPRQGLGSPGDEQLQAVWCSSDRKAALDKMIDGKEIKAAKCANPVSKQFQLGQSIGVNGTPAIVLEDGQVIPGYQPAPQVAKLALAGGK
- a CDS encoding acyl-CoA thioesterase, coding for MSPREQEIERRTELSVTRVTKAVFPSTTNHHNTLFGGTALAWMDEVSFIAATRFCRLPLVTVSTDRIDFKHPIAAGSIVELVGRVAAVGNTSLKVEVEVFVESMSCDSREKAIHGLFSFVAIDDDKRPVPVLPGF
- a CDS encoding homoserine dehydrogenase — translated: MKPVKVGICGLGTVGGGTFNVLQRNAEEIARRAGRGIEVAQIAMRSPNPNCQITGTPITADVFEVATNPEIDIVIELIGGYTVARELVLKAIDSGKHVVTANKALIAVHGNEIFAKAREKGVIVAFEAAVAGGIPVIKAIREGLSANRINWVAGIINGTGNFILTEMREKGRTFPDVLAEAQALGYAEADPTFDVEGIDAAHKLTILASIAFGIPLQFDKAYTEGITQLTTADVNYAEALGYRIKHLGVARSTANGIELRVHPTLIPADRLIANVNGVMNAVMVNGDAAGSTLFYGAGAGMEPTASSVVADLVDVVRAMTSDPENRVPHLAFQPDSLSAHPILPIEACESAYYLRIQAKDHPGVLAQVASILSERGINIESIMQKEVEEQDGLVPMILLTHSVLEQRMNDAITALEALQDVVGNVVRIRVEQLN
- the xerD gene encoding site-specific tyrosine recombinase XerD, with protein sequence MPALEHPLIDQFLDALWLEKGLADNTRESYRSDLALFNGWLQEHGVALPDAGREMIHDHLAWRLDQGYKPRSTARFLSGMRGFYRYLLREKLIAVDPTLQVDMPQLGRPLPKSLSEEDVEALLQAPDLGEPIGQRDRAMLEVLYACGLRVTELVSLTLDQVNLRQGVLRVMGKGSKERLVPMGEEAVVWIERYLRDGRNELLGGRPSDVLFPSLRGEQMTRQTFWHRIKHQAQAAGISKSLSPHTLRHAFATHLLNHGADLRVVQMLLGHSDLSTTQIYTHVARARLQELHARHHPRG